From Longimicrobiales bacterium, the proteins below share one genomic window:
- the dcd gene encoding dCTP deaminase: MTIRSDRWIRRMSEEHGMIEPFEPAQVREGVISYGVSSFGYDIRVADEYKVFTDVFSVVVDPKNFDDRSFVDFKGDHCIIPPRSFALARTLEYFRIPSDVLVVCVGKSTYARCGIIVNVTPLEPEWRGYLTLEISNTTPLPAKIYSNEGLAQLLFFQGDETPEVTYAMKKGKYQDQIGVTPPKL, encoded by the coding sequence ATGACGATTCGCAGCGACCGTTGGATACGTCGGATGTCGGAGGAGCACGGCATGATCGAGCCGTTCGAGCCCGCGCAGGTGCGGGAGGGCGTGATCAGCTACGGCGTGTCGTCCTTCGGCTATGACATCCGCGTGGCGGACGAGTACAAGGTGTTCACCGATGTGTTCAGCGTGGTGGTCGATCCGAAGAACTTCGATGACCGCTCGTTCGTGGACTTCAAGGGCGACCACTGCATCATCCCGCCACGCTCGTTCGCACTGGCCCGGACGCTGGAGTATTTCCGCATCCCGAGCGATGTGCTGGTGGTGTGCGTGGGCAAGTCGACGTACGCCCGCTGCGGCATCATCGTGAACGTGACGCCGCTGGAGCCCGAGTGGCGCGGCTACCTGACGCTGGAGATCTCCAACACTACCCCGCTGCCCGCGAAGATCTACTCGAACGAAGGCCTGGCGCAGCTGCTGTTCTTTCAGGGCGACGAGACGCCGGAAGTCACGTACGCGATGAAGAAGGGCAAGTACCAGGACCAGATCGGCGTCACACCGCCCAAGCTGTAG